A genomic region of Pyrus communis chromosome 14, drPyrComm1.1, whole genome shotgun sequence contains the following coding sequences:
- the LOC137715964 gene encoding uncharacterized protein translates to MGKSSSSHTKKRSKVSSEARTRKKSKSKNKSRKYRYKKLRRRDDSSSYSGEDDSRSLESNSSFSTEDDSRSRRARSRTRKVAKGSKKRARRRSYSRDSSEDSARKKKRKSAKKKNDKKTHLRKRPWRNASVSSRSSASFSCSTCPSGGISGDDIESKRHRGRPEKRNRDESDINMVGRGTKRARYRSWSCSSRSQGSESGDRRSEEKVTYENNTRRLRSVVTVTEEDKHGRWMDTDAHKEEITYDDDYPSCRSNDSNDGGCKRELNNCLDVAFKKRTEVESGKEEEAYVSNVPIMDLKDIRSILEKDCVGQGDGIGITGPVNENKNEVSGTISCLPGEDLESILRQKALENLKRFKGKHQRISAVTTNQEDKTAIDLKQPSTAKVELVQIESPGESGARVVVANSSEEDVAERVDANQSVEEANGPQERVSMLSSQNLEKEPDGNEISAEQDVACPIEQVVVGIKVKTTAALNKPNTTSPRLRGHKLKVHPTLKQELALQEPPEERLLVSESCVDKGASGTAQTVPQRSNRNGEDTDEAHDSTAPKPSGENSSDKQQDEATVGSQFEQKTMSVMRGSEMVQVSYKVYIPKKAPALARRQLKR, encoded by the exons ATGGGCAAGTCCTCTTCTTCTCATACCAAGAAACGCTCCAAGGTTTCCTCCGAG GCTCGAACAAGGAAGAAGAGTAAGAGTAAGAATAAAAGTAGGAAATATAGATACAAGAAGCTTCGCCGTCGTGACGATTCTTCTTCGTATTCTGGTGAGGATGATTCAAGAAGTTTGGAATCGAATTCCTCTTTTAGTACAgaggatgattcgagaagtaGAAGGGCTCGATCGCGCACTCGGAAGGTTGCAAAAGGGAGCAAGAAGAGGGCTCGGAGACGCTCTTATAGCCGTGACAGCAGCGAGGACTCTGCCCgtaaaaagaagaggaaatcggcgaagaagaagaatgataaGAAAACTCATTTGAGGAAGAGGCCTTGGAGGAATGCTAGTGTTAGTTCCAGGAGTAGTGCGTCGTTTAGCTGCTCAACTTGTCCTAGTGGGGGAATTAGTGGCGATGACATTGAATCTAAGAGGCATAGGGGCAGACCGGAAAAACGAAACAGAGATGAAAGTGATATTAACATGGTTGGTAGGGGGACTAAGAGGGCTAGATATAGGTCATGGAGCTGTTCTTCGCGCAGTCAGGGTAGCGAGAGTGGTGATCGTCGGAGTGAGGAAAAAGTGACATATGAGAACAATACGAGGAGGTTGAGATCCGTAGTTACTGTAACAGAAGAAGACAAGCACGGCAGATGGATGGATACGGATGCGCACAAAGAAGAGATTACATACGATGACGATTACCCTTCTTGTAGAAGTAATGACAGTAATGACGGAGGATGCAAGAGGGAGTTGAATAATTGTTTAGATGTTGCATTTAAGAAGAGAACGGAAGTAGAGAGTGGGAAAGAGGAAGAAGCTTATGTTTCTAATGTTCCAATCATGGATCTCAAAGATATTCGTAGCATTTTGGAAAAAGATTGCGTGGGCCAAGGCGATGGAATTGGGATTACTGGTCCTGTTAATGAAAATAAGAATGAGGTTTCTGGGACAATCAGTTGTCTGCCAGGTGAGGATCTGGAATCAATTTTAAGACAAAAGGCTTTGGAAAATCTAAAAAGATTTAAAGGAAAGCATCAAAGAATTTCAGCTGTAACTACCAATCAGGAAGACAAGACCGCTATTGATTTGAAACAGCCGTCCACTGCAAAGGTTGAATTGGTTCAAATAGAATCCCCCGGGGAGAGTGGTGCTAGAGTGGTTGTAGCAAACTCATCCGAGGAGGATGTTGCTGAAAGGGTTGATGCAAACCAATCAGTAGAAGAGGCCAATGGGCCTCAAGAGAGAGTTTCCATGCTTTCTTCCCAAAACCTTGAAAAGGAACCAGATGGCAATGAAATCTCTGCCGAGCAAGATGTTGCTTGTCCAATAGAGCAAGTGGTTGTCGGTATAAAGGTTAAGACCACTGCTGCCCTTAATAAACCAAACACGACTTCACCAAGATTGAGGGGTCATAAGCTAAAAGTTCACCCCACGCTGAAACAAGAACTTGCTTTACAGGAACCTCCTGAGGAAAGATTGTTGGTGAGTGAGAGTTGTGTAGATAAGGGTGCTTCTGGGACTGCCCAAACTGTTCCTCAAAGAAGCAATAGAAACGGTGAAGATACTGATGAGGCTCATGATTCTACTGCTCCCAAACCTTCAGGAGAAAATAGTTCTGATAAACAGCAAGATGAAGCTACAGTTGGCTCACAGTTTGAGCAGAAAACAATGTCGGTGATGCGAGGTAGTGAAATGGTACAG GTGAGTTATAAGGTTTACATCCCTAAGAAAGCTCCTGCTCTGGCGAGGAGGCAACTCAAGCGGTGA